From the genome of Candidatus Hydrogenedentota bacterium, one region includes:
- a CDS encoding MFS transporter, with the protein MTGYLGVEAQYLLGATDAFSGVFALGVIFSILGSIKLQLAETLQIDDAKVGTLISSMMFSCLIAVLIIGPLTDKVGYKAVALTGFVLGAFCVWLLASARSYKVALLASLLLGIAAMCVNTVGNTLGPTILFGGADAARASNLLNVFFGVGAFITPLILAYLLGFLGYKKTVGLIGVVLIIPVLYSFRASFPQPDSGFEFKQVLSLLTSLPVLVSGFTLFFYVALESTMAGFVTTYMNSHQLSDKASNTVLSTFWISLMAARLLTAIFLSGKIDPAMLIPMLGVLAVIGIGMMVAAPSAKIGVLGTIISGFAFGPIFPTLVGVAFGKTDAINAGTAGTVFGLVFAIGLLGGTIVPAQIGKYTAKKSIREGLKIALGVADCLVVVSLVLWLAIPAVHAENGSEAAPAAAPEAVVQDVVIEPPAVVVEEAAAVEEAAVEEAAAVEEAAVEEAVEADEAAAAEAPAAEAAAAEAAAAEEAAKKAAEKAAARAAASIGAFAGEAAEAAGVVVEEALEDADEAVSEVVDAPAEAVGDAVDAVEEAVDDAVETAEDAVDDAVEAVEDAVS; encoded by the coding sequence ATGACAGGTTATTTGGGCGTAGAGGCGCAGTATTTGCTTGGCGCGACCGATGCTTTTTCCGGCGTGTTCGCTTTAGGTGTCATTTTTTCCATTTTGGGCAGCATAAAGCTGCAGCTGGCCGAGACCCTGCAGATTGATGATGCCAAGGTGGGCACCCTGATTTCCTCAATGATGTTCAGCTGCCTTATTGCTGTGCTGATCATTGGACCCCTTACCGATAAAGTCGGTTATAAAGCGGTGGCACTGACAGGTTTTGTTCTGGGCGCCTTTTGTGTATGGCTGCTGGCAAGCGCCCGTTCTTATAAGGTTGCTTTGTTGGCGAGTCTCCTTTTGGGTATCGCTGCCATGTGTGTGAACACGGTGGGCAATACCTTGGGACCAACGATTCTTTTTGGCGGCGCCGACGCCGCCCGCGCCAGCAATCTGCTCAACGTCTTCTTTGGCGTAGGCGCTTTTATTACCCCTTTGATCCTTGCCTATCTGCTCGGCTTTTTGGGCTATAAAAAGACGGTGGGACTCATCGGCGTGGTGCTGATTATTCCTGTACTCTATTCTTTTCGCGCCAGCTTCCCACAGCCTGATTCCGGCTTCGAATTTAAACAGGTCTTGTCGCTGCTCACCAGTCTGCCGGTACTGGTCAGCGGATTCACCCTCTTTTTCTATGTCGCCTTAGAGTCGACTATGGCGGGATTTGTAACAACCTATATGAATTCCCACCAGCTTTCGGATAAAGCGTCCAACACGGTGTTGAGCACCTTCTGGATCAGCCTCATGGCTGCGCGGCTTTTGACGGCGATTTTCCTGTCCGGTAAGATTGATCCTGCCATGCTTATCCCCATGTTGGGCGTGTTGGCAGTCATCGGTATTGGTATGATGGTTGCCGCGCCTTCTGCGAAGATAGGTGTGTTGGGCACGATCATCAGCGGTTTCGCTTTTGGTCCCATTTTCCCAACCTTGGTAGGCGTTGCTTTTGGTAAGACGGACGCGATTAATGCCGGTACGGCAGGCACCGTATTCGGACTGGTTTTCGCCATCGGTCTGCTGGGCGGCACCATTGTTCCCGCACAGATCGGCAAATACACAGCGAAAAAATCTATTCGTGAGGGTCTGAAAATTGCGCTGGGTGTGGCGGATTGTTTGGTCGTCGTCAGTCTGGTGTTGTGGCTTGCTATCCCTGCCGTTCATGCTGAAAACGGCAGTGAAGCGGCGCCGGCTGCTGCTCCGGAAGCGGTGGTGCAGGATGTGGTTATTGAACCGCCCGCTGTGGTTGTAGAAGAAGCGGCTGCCGTGGAAGAAGCTGCTGTAGAAGAAGCTGCCGCTGTGGAAGAGGCTGCCGTGGAAGAAGCTGTCGAAGCGGATGAAGCCGCTGCTGCCGAAGCTCCTGCTGCCGAAGCCGCTGCTGCAGAAGCCGCTGCTGCCGAAGAGGCTGCAAAGAAAGCAGCGGAAAAGGCGGCTGCCCGTGCCGCGGCATCGATAGGCGCTTTTGCGGGTGAGGCGGCCGAAGCAGCGGGTGTCGTTGTGGAAGAAGCGCTTGAAGACGCAGACGAAGCGGTGTCGGAAGTCGTTGATGCGCCTGCAGAAGCCGTAGGCGATGCCGTTGACGCAGTCGAAGAAGCTGTGGACGACGCCGTCGAAACGGCTGAGGATGCTGTAGACGACGCCGTTGAAGCGGTTGAAGATGCTGTATCCTAA
- the rimO gene encoding 30S ribosomal protein S12 methylthiotransferase RimO: MERKNPLQAGIVILGCDKNTADAEHFAGRLKSACGDRIQVVQAAAPEESAVDLDVIVIFSCAFILDAKTESVEMILSWIDARKTASTDPQIFVVGCLSQRYKKELEAELPEVTGFYGIDELDGLLLRLRRLCDAEGQDRDKSVKRKRLSQVPYAFLKIADGCDRACSYCVIPEIKGRFYSVPREALLGDARALIDSGVREINVVAQDTTAYGHDLYRDYGFAQLLRDLCALPGDFWLRCLYCYPDAITPELIEVIADEKKIVPYLDVPLQHSAPSVLRAMGRSWNGVDIRALLRQLRSTIPGLVLRTTMLVGFPGEREADHQHMLQFMEEQRFEWLGAFPFSAEEGSPAAAMSAQLPAEVIQERWEAVMGLQALITGEFMAGRAGGEELVLIDGPDEDTPLWRCRSAFEAPEVDGTLYLAPAPGLAPGQWHRVRVVQAEVYDLYCRLKEDDD, from the coding sequence ATGGAACGGAAAAATCCTTTACAAGCAGGTATTGTAATCCTTGGCTGTGATAAGAACACGGCCGATGCAGAACATTTTGCAGGGCGTCTGAAGTCGGCTTGTGGGGATCGTATACAGGTGGTGCAAGCGGCTGCGCCGGAGGAAAGTGCTGTCGACTTGGATGTGATCGTCATTTTTAGCTGCGCGTTTATTCTTGATGCGAAAACGGAATCGGTGGAGATGATTCTGTCGTGGATAGATGCACGAAAGACGGCTTCCACTGATCCGCAGATTTTTGTGGTGGGCTGTCTTTCGCAGCGCTACAAAAAGGAACTGGAAGCGGAGTTGCCTGAAGTGACGGGCTTCTACGGGATTGATGAGTTAGACGGGCTGCTTCTGCGCCTGCGTCGCTTGTGTGACGCGGAAGGGCAGGATAGGGACAAATCCGTGAAGCGCAAGCGCCTGTCCCAAGTGCCCTATGCCTTTTTAAAGATTGCTGACGGCTGCGACCGTGCCTGCAGCTATTGCGTCATTCCAGAGATTAAAGGCCGGTTCTATTCTGTGCCGCGGGAAGCTTTATTGGGGGATGCCCGTGCCCTTATAGACTCGGGGGTTCGCGAAATTAATGTGGTGGCACAAGATACCACGGCTTATGGGCATGACCTGTACAGAGACTATGGTTTCGCCCAATTGCTTCGGGATCTCTGCGCCTTGCCCGGCGACTTTTGGCTGCGCTGTCTCTACTGTTATCCCGACGCCATCACGCCTGAGTTAATAGAAGTGATTGCCGACGAAAAGAAAATCGTGCCTTATCTGGACGTTCCGCTTCAGCATAGTGCGCCCTCTGTGCTGCGTGCCATGGGCAGGTCTTGGAACGGGGTCGATATTCGCGCTTTGCTCCGTCAACTGCGCAGCACCATTCCCGGGCTTGTATTGCGTACGACCATGTTGGTCGGTTTCCCGGGCGAAAGAGAAGCGGATCATCAGCACATGCTGCAATTCATGGAAGAGCAGCGTTTTGAATGGTTGGGCGCTTTTCCGTTCAGCGCTGAGGAGGGCAGTCCCGCTGCCGCCATGAGCGCTCAGCTTCCTGCGGAGGTTATTCAAGAGCGGTGGGAGGCGGTGATGGGATTGCAGGCTTTAATAACAGGCGAGTTTATGGCAGGACGTGCAGGCGGTGAAGAGCTCGTGCTCATTGACGGTCCCGACGAAGATACCCCCTTATGGCGGTGTCGCAGCGCCTTTGAGGCGCCGGAGGTAGACGGGACCCTCTATCTTGCGCCGGCGCCGGGCCTGGCTCCCGGTCAATGGCACAGAGTCCGTGTTGTGCAAGCGGAAGTCTATGATCTTTACTGCCGCTTAAAAGAGGATGATGACTGA
- a CDS encoding BamA/TamA family outer membrane protein, protein MEPGAVYRLKAIEIHVWREAGDADEAEVPIALDSGLQPDAPARAQMLLDAEQSLVRQLLRGGYPYAYALDKEAQVNHDEEGMYIAYHLASGERLRFGAARLHGLEKVREEVVLSTVAWKAGDWYDVALVEKTRDRLQTSGLYTLVRTTPAPADTIEDGQIPIDLELTERRHRTISLGLQYRTDEGAGVAGDWEHRNFAGRGRTLRLRSQATELEQHFGFNYDFPEFLDPKNTLSIQGKTAQTDTDFYRSRRIDVGAWLERNFSPEITLGFGPALRAGRVKDRIRTQNYYLFSLPIQLSMDYRDDRMDPNHGYRFTERLTPFIDVHDTGVWFLKNEMNLSAFTPLGAGSGYTLATRLHLGVTAGAALGRIPADERFYAGGGGSIRGYGYQDVGPIDKKGRPTGGRSVMDWSIELRKRLNESFGLVAFVDGGAAHDTPYFDFNETVQWGAGVGIRYFTPIGPMRFDVAIPLNRRRDIDNTAQFYISIGQAF, encoded by the coding sequence GTGGAGCCGGGCGCCGTCTATCGTCTGAAAGCCATAGAAATACATGTGTGGCGTGAGGCAGGGGACGCCGATGAAGCAGAGGTGCCTATTGCATTGGATTCGGGGCTGCAGCCGGACGCGCCGGCACGGGCGCAGATGCTGTTGGATGCCGAACAAAGTCTGGTTCGACAGTTATTGCGCGGAGGCTATCCCTACGCCTATGCCTTGGACAAAGAGGCGCAGGTGAATCATGATGAGGAAGGTATGTACATTGCCTACCATTTAGCGTCGGGCGAACGCCTTCGTTTTGGCGCGGCGAGGCTCCATGGTCTTGAGAAGGTGCGCGAAGAAGTGGTGCTGAGCACGGTGGCGTGGAAGGCGGGCGATTGGTACGATGTGGCGTTGGTGGAAAAGACCCGCGACCGGCTGCAGACGAGCGGACTGTATACGCTCGTTCGTACGACACCGGCACCGGCGGATACCATTGAAGACGGGCAGATCCCCATCGACTTGGAGTTGACGGAACGCCGCCATCGCACGATTAGTTTGGGATTGCAGTATCGTACCGATGAGGGCGCCGGTGTGGCAGGGGACTGGGAGCACCGTAATTTTGCAGGCCGGGGACGGACCCTTCGTTTGCGCAGTCAGGCGACGGAGCTGGAACAGCATTTCGGCTTTAACTATGACTTCCCCGAGTTTTTGGATCCGAAGAACACCTTGAGCATTCAGGGGAAGACGGCACAGACAGACACGGACTTTTATCGGAGCCGCAGGATCGATGTGGGCGCATGGCTGGAACGTAACTTTTCGCCGGAAATAACGCTCGGCTTCGGGCCGGCACTCCGTGCGGGCAGGGTGAAAGACCGTATACGCACGCAGAACTATTATCTGTTCTCGCTGCCCATTCAATTGAGTATGGATTACCGCGACGACCGAATGGATCCGAATCATGGCTACCGATTCACGGAGCGGCTGACGCCTTTCATCGATGTACACGATACGGGTGTTTGGTTCCTGAAGAATGAAATGAATCTATCCGCCTTCACGCCCTTGGGCGCAGGCTCGGGCTATACGCTGGCGACACGACTGCACTTGGGCGTCACCGCAGGAGCCGCTTTAGGACGGATCCCCGCTGATGAACGCTTTTACGCAGGCGGCGGCGGCAGTATCCGCGGCTACGGCTATCAGGACGTGGGGCCTATCGATAAGAAGGGACGCCCCACAGGCGGACGTTCGGTCATGGATTGGTCCATCGAATTGCGCAAACGGCTCAATGAGAGTTTTGGCTTGGTTGCCTTTGTAGATGGCGGTGCTGCCCACGATACGCCTTATTTTGATTTCAATGAGACCGTACAATGGGGTGCCGGTGTGGGGATTCGTTACTTCACGCCTATCGGTCCAATGCGTTTTGATGTGGCTATTCCGCTGAATCGACGCAGAGATATTGACAATACCGCCCAGTTTTATATCAGTATCGGGCAGGCATTTTAA